The genomic region AGTCATCATGTCTTCCTAAACCTGCTTACGTTGAAATTCTATTGTTTGCCAGATAATTATGAAGTTATTGGTAATGTATTACTTATGTGTACTTTTAAGTTACACTAATTGGCCAGTTTTTAATCAATGAAAAGTTTATTaggaaaaataaattgatatcactcagtgaagcagcaatgtagattgatccaatgtcaaatgagcttggtggctatcatccagtgttagacactgaacacattttattgacaaacttaatattatgcttATTTTAGATTCCTCACTAAATGACATCAAGTATGTGCTCAATCCGATCTTTACACCTGAACAAATAAAGCAGCTGGATCAAAACACGAAGATGTCCAGAGCCATTGATGGTACTATGTATATGCCGGGTATAGTTGGCCTTAACAACATCAAGGCTAATGATTATTGCAATGTCATTTTGCAGGTAAgaaatccataccaatattataatcgtgtgtctgtctgtatgctaccttttcacagcccatctagGCAGGCATGCTccaacctcatcattgctttttattaagcatGATTTTTGTTAAGTACAAGCCTTTTTTCTCTCTTCAgcttacaattttaaaaaaaaaaacaaattttacaaaatttcagcccaatctgtccactagtttgagctgtgctccttttatatatatttagataatgtaCATGTTTTTTTATAATGATGCAGGTCCTTTTTTCTACTgaaacttaataattaatttgtgttCTAGTGTTTATCGCAAGTAAGACCACTTCGCAACTATTTTCTGCGAGAAGAGAATTACGCCGATGTGAAGAGACCCCCAGGGGATTCTTCATTCCTGCTAGTCCAGAGATTTGGGGAACTGATCCGCAAGCTGTGGAATCCTCGAGCGTTCAAAGCCCATGTATCACCGCATGAGATGCTGCAAGCTGTTGTGCTATGGTCCAAGAAAAGGTTTCAGTTTATAAAACAAagtatgtatgtctgtgtaCAACattctatactctatccgcggaaagaagtttGTATAGCTCTTTGTTATGTaaatccatacaaatgatagagacaaaaatctcagtggacgTTTACTATTTTCAGTCACCAACAAATCATAAACATGTTTTCAATAAACATTcgaaactcaattaaaattcaTAGTTAcgagagagagcgctatacaaACTTCTTTCTGCGGATGGAGACAATACAGGGTAAATTTAATGTTATGGGGGCATTCTGCAACTAGTAGATGTATATGATGATTTAAAAgccttgtaaaagtctatttcaCTACAAGATATTTCTATTTCATAATACAAGTAATAACACTTCAATTTTTTCTATTTGCATGGTGgcctttttgaattttttattatttgttgttatagcggcaatagaaatacacactgcaCTCTGaaaatttattacttacttactttttactATAGCCCTTCGTGTATGAGCTAACTCACACTTGACAggcttttattttcttttgtgtAAATAAGTCTGTTTTACTTTCTGCTTACCTGTATCTAAGTCTCTCCTACGTCACAATAGTAAAATTTTGCTCTAgttgtttcttttgtttacaGATGACCCAATAGACTTTATGTCATGGTTCCTGAACTCACTTCACTTGGCTCTGAATGGTACGAAGAAGCCTAATAGTTCAATAATATACAAATCCTTTCTTGGACATATGAGGATATATACAAGGTCAGTATATCCCAAACTATTACAGAGGTGTCAACAACCCATCCATGATCAATTCAttgccggcctactactgagaacaggtgtcctctcagaatgagaagggtttagttaggccatagtcggcaacgctggccaagtgtggattacacttcacatacctttgagatcATTGTGGAAAACTTAGCCATACAGAttccctcacgatattttccttcaccagtaagtgatattttttaattaaaacgcacacaaTTCCGAAAGATCATAGGtccttgcccgggatcgaactcccgatcTTCCGAATACGTCACCGCTAATAATTTTAGTgtgaataatattaatttttgaaagATTTCATACTGTTTTTCAGAAAGTTACCACCCCCTGAAGCAGAGGACGCGGCGAAAGTAGATCTTAGCAGTGAAGAGTACAGTGAAATGATAACCGAGTCGCCATTCCTTTATTTGACCTGCGACCTCCCGCCAACCCCTCTATTTACCGACGAATTTAGGGAAAATATCATTCCTCAGGTAAAGATTTCTATATtattaggcctcattcgcacgagagcttttttaacgcccgttaaaaaagcgttcaaatagaacaaatgcattcccaagtatctgttcgcacgtcaacgcttttttaacgcgcactttgtattttcagtgcAACgtcgggttttaacgcaacgattttttaacgctcgtgcggaTTAGGGCTTTTAGTGCATACATTTAGAGGACGAACTCGCCATATTTgttctatgtgtcaactgtcgcCATAAGTACGATTTAAGTCCTCTTTTGACATGACAGCCATTTTAATAAGTCATTTTTCACAGTTGTACTAGAAtgtaaacattattattaaagtgGCATTTACTCatgaaaaaacttttaatttatttactgttCAGGTAAATCTGTACCAGCTTCTATCAAAATTCAACGGACAAACGTCAAAAGAATATAAAACCTACAAGGAGAACTTTTTGAAGAGGTTCGAGATAACACAGTTGCCGCCATATCTAATTCTATACATCAAGCGGTTTACTAAGAACACGTTCTTCGTGGAGAAAAATCCCACAGTAGTCAATTTTCCAGTCAAGTGAGTACACAATTTGTACTACAAAACGTTAATGTTTGTGACGTCATcacaaattcaatatggcgCATCTGCCAAGATCACCATACATGGTACTTCCATAAGCGTGTGACAAACGGGACGCTAAGGTTGagttagacttaagacactgttaaaacgagacagcgctatactgctgacataaaaccgtctcgttttaactgaagtttaactctgagcaaagtcaaagtacattctatagatctcagccttagacaaCTAATAGTACCTTACTATCAAAATTACTTATTTCGAGAATCGCACAAACAGTAAGCAATATTTTGGATGACTTTACAGAAATGTGGACTTTGGCGACATCCTCACCCCAGAAATTAAAGCCAAGCACAATGGAAAGACAATATACGAGTTAGTTGGCAACATTATTCACGACGGCACCCCAGAAAAGGGCACATACAGAGCCCATGTGCTGCACACACCTACACAGCAatggtaaattatattaatttttattaattattaaagtttTTGGATGGTTTAACAGGGTACATAATCGTAAACGTCTTACTAGATGTTTTGAATTGCAAACTTCCCATTTTAAACAGTTGCTAGAATAGTGGGTTTTGTATATAAGCGTGCATAAGTACTGATATTTAAGTGAATTTCCTTACAATTTTTACTATCCTTTAATTAGAAAGCTGTCaagtgcaaaaaaatattttttgtattaagtATCGCCAAAAAAACGTAGAGATTCTCAAAAacaaatgtttctaaaaaaataatgttaggGCTAAGCTGAAAATCTTGGTTTATGTGTTTTTGGcgacagcaaaaaaatttttttttatactactTAACAGCTTTCTAAAAAGCCGCTGAATTGTGGAGAttatatgaattatttatttcaggTATGAGATGCAAGATCTTCATGTGACAAGTATTTTACCACAGATGATCACACTCACAGAAGCTTACATACAAATATATGAATTAAAGCAGGACTGATcttaatttatgtaaataaaacaaaattttacacattacatgttttattttataatatacaaatcGAATGTTCTTCAGGAGCTTCTCCATTTTATGTGTGATATAGTTGAATAGCTGGAAACAGAACTGAACTATTCCACGAAACTAAATACAAGACAGCGAGAAAATACTAGTTTCATTTGTATTGGATTCATCTTGTTTTACTTGACAGCATACTTTTTGAGTatatttttacacaattttGAACTTGTTTTCTTTGAAAATGACAATATGGATCGACATAACTGGATCAAGACACTGAGATTCAAAGTCTATCtacgataataatatgttttgagCTAAAGAGGACTAGTCCAGTTCTGTTTGCTAGCTGCTCAGTTATTTTTTATGATCTATAACACCCATTTACAAACTTGGTAAGGAATATATTAAACAAAATGCTTTTGTATTTGACACTGAATAATGTTTTATATTACAGATAGTAAATATGTAGTAATATACATTATGTGTACATAAATTAATCTAAACACATATTATTCACTTTGACATAAAGATTATCCTACCACACTCTTTGTAGTAGTCTTTCACTTTATTTTTGCAACATGTTGTCATAGTCCTTTGAAGTCCTAGTGAAGCAGTGGTTAAAgcaattttttatatataaaagaaacaataatgctaagtttttaaaggtgtgaataatctatttttccttaaatgataaattaaaacttaaacaaATCTTAGATAACTTTCCACAGCACGTAAGCGACGCCCCGGCGCGAGGTTCTAAAGTTCGATTTTTCACTTGTACAACCTTTGATGAATACAAGATGATTATACATCTGTGTTCAAGAAAATATACCATCACCTCACTCCACGATTGGGGGTATATATAGACTTTATAGTAGCCAGTAGGAAATATTGCACAtaaacctttagaaagagattttggctttgtagagcgttgtctctgtcactcatacttatgtgacgttttgtcctACCGTTTGACTTTACCTATGAGACCAAAGGACTTTTTCTGAAGGTCGATTTGTATTTCCTGCTAGGTACTGTAACTTTatctgcataaggtaagttttacaatgtacaattATGTTTAGGCACTTGGTACTTAGACTTAGTAGAATCAGCAGATTTCTATTATGACTATGCATCTTGTCACAAATGTGGCATACTTTATCATGATTTTATTGAAGACGGTACGTGTCATGTGCCTTGCATGGCGCGTCGTTTTTGCATTCAGTGGAAagtgatttatttaaaagttgtttaaactaaaaaaagtaaatatttgaaATAGCACTCCactttgaaaccaaattgaACTAACGACAACACTGCAACAGTCTGGGCTAGTGACTTTCACCCCTTTTGCCTGCCACTCGTTTGAATTCCCCCATGTTTGTGGTGGAAATGGGTGACCCATACAACACTAGCTGGTCTATTTGCGTCACATCACCACCCGACTGATTGTCCTTTATGAACAACTGAATGTTTTGGACACTCTGGAACTTGACAAACTTGAGAGGAACTGGGTTACCAGCTTCCAGATCACTCGGAGAGAATCTGTAAAAAATATGCTAGGTGAAAAACGGTTGAATCTTGtgtattatactatatatagctcgattaccactgactgactgactcattgacataattgttctcctagaaagagaaggaaaatgatatagtgatgtagagaagatgtgtttggattcgggaaccctctggggaaaaattatgacttttcggaaaaacaagatggcggtcgatgtgatttttgcagctccgttgttttccaaccgatttcgttgaattttgcaatctttgaagaaagtagtaaatgattgataaaaaaagtagaaaaaattggaaaaacaagatggcggccgagccgtagcgttttcaaaattttgatttttcgaccccgaaccgcggcgccacagatccaagacggggtagtcgaggataactattttttcgtgtttcgcccacgattatcctgtattttgacaaaacgggagtggttttaaaaatttcaagatggcggctgtcatggcggccgttttgttcgaggtacgaaaaaacgcaattttaaaagttaaatatctcaaagttggcaacatcggagcgattcggcttctatgaagcggttgtacgtatagactcgaggtatagatcggtgggaaaaaattaccccatttttcgggaaatttcgagattttcgggaaattgtaaaaaatcgaaatacgcacttttagcaaaatccgagtatgagcgattacgtgttttgctcgtacaaatgacatttgggtatttttgtcaccggagactggcaacactggaatttatcaaagtaaaagtgattttcgacacggtctttttcacggtatcccctttcgcgtgggtgcgagcgagaggaaagattgaaatgtgatcgggagcggtatatcctgtagttaataggaaaattatgaaaccgtgtaaaatctttctgtgaaacgagttggcggccattttgtattttttttaatttttcgaatttttgatcacgtttttgaggcagttggcaacattttggaaagtcaatatgtatgaatcgattgtttatctcggctggcagtatggagatatgcaaccggtgttgccacttttggggagattttcgagaatttcaactaagaaactcctgtaaaattttgtatgaaaaatttttttttcactgatggtgtcgtatagagaacaaaaacttagtaagccaaaattatggagagagctgatgattgaggatatcggaaacgggtgaagggcccgcttaaggtattgaagataggtggggggtgctcgagcaaatgtcattcatgacgtcatccaattgccaaaaagctgaaaaaaaattcaaaatggcgaagaaaagatggccgccatacaaatttcgccggtgtccagctcggagggcataaaacatggaagtgtggtttcttggcaaaagagaatcaggatctaaagggctactcgatgaatagaaaaaaaattcaaaatggcggaatttatttttccatacattttgtatggcgattatgaatgtctcattctcctagaaagagacggaaaacgatacattgatgtacgggagatatgttcggatgcacgatatgagtaggggaaaattatgaaatttcagaaaaacaagatggcgaccgacgtgatttttgcaactcttttgttttccaaccgatttcgttgaaactcgcaatctttgaagaaagtagtaaatgattaatagaaaaagttgaaaattttggaaaaacaagatggccgccgtacaaatttcgtcagtgtatatctcggaggctataaaagatggaagagtggtttcttggcaaaagatgatcagggtccgaaggtctactcggtggaacaaactctgcatgctcgcggaccactttagtggtccgcgcacccacgcaccctactttattaacctcaactaccccgttttttacaaaaaatgatatggatgtcgttttcagagttttccacggtgctgattttgataacgacatttattttgaaatccaagatggcggacatgcagtttttaagaaaaaattgatatgggtgtcgttttgtgggttttgcggtgaattgtgtatcttaataaataaatttggttaaatataataaagt from Maniola jurtina chromosome 4, ilManJurt1.1, whole genome shotgun sequence harbors:
- the LOC123881304 gene encoding U4/U6.U5 tri-snRNP-associated protein 2, giving the protein MNDKGPKKRKMSELNGSESSEPVVKNAKTPQIQCPYLDTINRHVLDFDFEKLCSVSLTRINVYACLVCGKYFQGRGTNTHAYTHSVSESHHVFLNLLTLKFYCLPDNYEVIDSSLNDIKYVLNPIFTPEQIKQLDQNTKMSRAIDGTMYMPGIVGLNNIKANDYCNVILQCLSQVRPLRNYFLREENYADVKRPPGDSSFLLVQRFGELIRKLWNPRAFKAHVSPHEMLQAVVLWSKKRFQFIKQNDPIDFMSWFLNSLHLALNGTKKPNSSIIYKSFLGHMRIYTRKLPPPEAEDAAKVDLSSEEYSEMITESPFLYLTCDLPPTPLFTDEFRENIIPQVNLYQLLSKFNGQTSKEYKTYKENFLKRFEITQLPPYLILYIKRFTKNTFFVEKNPTVVNFPVKNVDFGDILTPEIKAKHNGKTIYELVGNIIHDGTPEKGTYRAHVLHTPTQQWYEMQDLHVTSILPQMITLTEAYIQIYELKQD